In Carya illinoinensis cultivar Pawnee chromosome 7, C.illinoinensisPawnee_v1, whole genome shotgun sequence, the following are encoded in one genomic region:
- the LOC122316479 gene encoding GATA transcription factor 5 isoform X1, whose translation MLSRTPHPLFSQLHHTFSCSIPPTSATSTIIPVPFSAYPCIQAETEMECVEAALKNSFRKEMTVKSTPQLVFEDLSSGNGQNGVGCDDFFVDEFLDLSNEDGFVKEEPAEEEEEQEEEDKGFVSVSHQQDHQNSNTKITFSAKEEFGSELSVPTDDLANLEWLFVEDSFPEFCTPYPAGSLTEKPKNEGPEPEPEPVKPYFKTPVPAKARSKRTRTGGRVWSLRSPSLTESSSSSTSSTSSSSPSSTWLIHPTAAQNAGPVETVYSVEKPPAKKQKKKLTPWEPVSVSGGAQPPRRCSHCGVQKTPQWRTGPLGAKTLCNACGVRFKSGRLLPEYRPACSPTFSSELHSNHHRKVLEMRRKKESPGVTQSDLAAPAVSNF comes from the exons ATGCTTTCCCGAACACCCCACCCCCTTTTCTCCCAACTCCACCATACATTCAGTTGTTCCATCCCTCCCACCTCTGCAACTAGTACCATCATCCCTGTACCTTTCTCAGCGTATCCTTGTATTCAG GCAGAAACGGAAATGGAATGCGTGGAAGCGGCGTTAAAGAACAGTTTTAGGAAGGAAATGACGGTGAAATCAACCCCACAGTTGGTTTTCGAGGATTTGTCATCTGGAAATGGGCAAAATGGCGTGGGTTGCGACGACTTTTTTGTGGACGAATTCCTGGACTTGTCTAATGAAGATGGGTTTGTGAAGGAAGAGCCggcagaagaagaagaggaacaaGAGGAAGAAGATAAGGGCTTTGTCTCTGTTTCCCATCAGCAGGACCACCAAAATTCCAACACTAAAATCACTTTCTCTGCCAAAGAAGAGTTTGGCTCCGAACTCAGCGTTCCg ACCGATGATTTAGCGAACCTGGAATGGCTGTTTGTTGAGGATTCTTTTCCCGAATTCTGCACACCGTACCCAGCCGGAAGTTTAACGGAAAAGCCTAAGAACGAAGGGCCGGAACCGGAACCGGAACCGGTAAAGCCTTATTTCAAGACACCTGTTCCAGCTAAGGCTAGAAGCAAGCGCACCAGAACCGGAGGCCGAGTTTGGTCCCTTAGGTCCCCTTCGCTGACCGAGTCGTCCTCTAGTTCAACCTCCTCGACCTCTTCCTCGTCCCCTTCAAGTACTTGGCTCATACACCCCACGGCGGCCCAGAACGCTGGACCGGTCGAGACAGTTTATTCGGTGGAAAAACCACCAGCGAAGAAGCAGAAGAAAAAGCTGACGCCGTGGGAGCCGGTGTCAGTCTCTGGTGGGGCCCAGCCACCGAGGCGGTGCAGCCATTGCGGTGTCCAGAAGACACCACAGTGGAGAACAGGTCCGCTCGGAGCGAAGACGCTGTGCAACGCTTGTGGGGTCCGGTTTAAGTCCGGTCGGCTCCTACCCGAATATAGGCCCGCTTGTAGCCCGACTTTCTCGAGCGAACTGCATTCCAACCATCACCGGAAAGTGCTGGAGATGCGGCGGAAGAAGGAGTCACCGGGGGTGACCCAGTCCGATTTGGCCGCTCCTGCGGTGTCCAATTTTTGA
- the LOC122316479 gene encoding GATA transcription factor 5 isoform X2, with product MECVEAALKNSFRKEMTVKSTPQLVFEDLSSGNGQNGVGCDDFFVDEFLDLSNEDGFVKEEPAEEEEEQEEEDKGFVSVSHQQDHQNSNTKITFSAKEEFGSELSVPTDDLANLEWLFVEDSFPEFCTPYPAGSLTEKPKNEGPEPEPEPVKPYFKTPVPAKARSKRTRTGGRVWSLRSPSLTESSSSSTSSTSSSSPSSTWLIHPTAAQNAGPVETVYSVEKPPAKKQKKKLTPWEPVSVSGGAQPPRRCSHCGVQKTPQWRTGPLGAKTLCNACGVRFKSGRLLPEYRPACSPTFSSELHSNHHRKVLEMRRKKESPGVTQSDLAAPAVSNF from the exons ATGGAATGCGTGGAAGCGGCGTTAAAGAACAGTTTTAGGAAGGAAATGACGGTGAAATCAACCCCACAGTTGGTTTTCGAGGATTTGTCATCTGGAAATGGGCAAAATGGCGTGGGTTGCGACGACTTTTTTGTGGACGAATTCCTGGACTTGTCTAATGAAGATGGGTTTGTGAAGGAAGAGCCggcagaagaagaagaggaacaaGAGGAAGAAGATAAGGGCTTTGTCTCTGTTTCCCATCAGCAGGACCACCAAAATTCCAACACTAAAATCACTTTCTCTGCCAAAGAAGAGTTTGGCTCCGAACTCAGCGTTCCg ACCGATGATTTAGCGAACCTGGAATGGCTGTTTGTTGAGGATTCTTTTCCCGAATTCTGCACACCGTACCCAGCCGGAAGTTTAACGGAAAAGCCTAAGAACGAAGGGCCGGAACCGGAACCGGAACCGGTAAAGCCTTATTTCAAGACACCTGTTCCAGCTAAGGCTAGAAGCAAGCGCACCAGAACCGGAGGCCGAGTTTGGTCCCTTAGGTCCCCTTCGCTGACCGAGTCGTCCTCTAGTTCAACCTCCTCGACCTCTTCCTCGTCCCCTTCAAGTACTTGGCTCATACACCCCACGGCGGCCCAGAACGCTGGACCGGTCGAGACAGTTTATTCGGTGGAAAAACCACCAGCGAAGAAGCAGAAGAAAAAGCTGACGCCGTGGGAGCCGGTGTCAGTCTCTGGTGGGGCCCAGCCACCGAGGCGGTGCAGCCATTGCGGTGTCCAGAAGACACCACAGTGGAGAACAGGTCCGCTCGGAGCGAAGACGCTGTGCAACGCTTGTGGGGTCCGGTTTAAGTCCGGTCGGCTCCTACCCGAATATAGGCCCGCTTGTAGCCCGACTTTCTCGAGCGAACTGCATTCCAACCATCACCGGAAAGTGCTGGAGATGCGGCGGAAGAAGGAGTCACCGGGGGTGACCCAGTCCGATTTGGCCGCTCCTGCGGTGTCCAATTTTTGA